One Ranitomeya variabilis isolate aRanVar5 chromosome 5, aRanVar5.hap1, whole genome shotgun sequence DNA window includes the following coding sequences:
- the LOC143774590 gene encoding olfactory receptor 5B12-like, whose product MDATNQTKFTEFMFSGLTDNENLKSFLFVLILHVYTVTVVANVGLVAIVRKTSNLQNPMYYFLSYLSLVDVFYSSAITPKMLVDLKSLEKTISFEGCALQFFFYAALAATESFLLSTMSYDRYVAICHPLHYVSTMTKKKCLCLVLLSFSIGFLQSSVQTSCAFTLQFCGPNFIDHFYCDAPLVLRLSCSDTSTCEKVTFYTVGSLAISSLIAILISYTLIIFSVLNIRSTEGRRKAFSTCSSHLMCVFIFHGTVLFTYMRSPSSIFTVRDKVASIFYTAVTPMLNPLIYSLRNQSVRGIIIQSFYHIQSLSGGFFQLHNGKEGKV is encoded by the coding sequence ATGGACGCTACAAACCAGACAAAATTTACAGAATTTATGTTTTCTGGACTGACTGATAACGAGAACCTGAAATCCTTTCTCTTTGTACTCATTCTGCATGTCTACACTGTGACCGTAGTGGCCAATGTTGGCCTGGTGGCTATTGTCAGAAAAACGTCAAACCTCCAGAACCCAATGTATTACTTCCTCAGTTACCTCTCTCTGGTGGATGTCTTCTATTCATCTGCCATAACCCCTAAGATGCTTGTGGACCTTAAGAGTTTGGAGAAGACCATCTCCTTTGAAGGTTGTGCTCTCCAGTTCTTTTTCTATGCTGCTCTGGCAGCTACAGAGTCGTTTCTCCTTTCCACCATGTCCTATGACCGCTATGTTGCCATCTGCCATCCTCTCCATTATGTCTCCACAATGACTAAGAAGAAATGTCTATGCCTTGTTCTTCTTTCCTTCTCCATTGGCTTCTTACAGTCGTCAGTACAGACCAGCTGTGCTTTCACTCTTCAATTTTGTGGGCCTAACTTCATTGACCACTTCTACTGTGATGCTCCTCTGGTCCTCAGACTGTCCTGCTCAGATACTTCTACCTGTGAGAAGGTCACTTTTTACACTGTAGGTTCTTTAGCCATAAGCTCTTTGATTGCGATCCTTATTTCATACACCCTAATTATCTTTTCAGTTCTAAACATAAGATCCACAGAAGGTAGAAGGAAAGCCTTCAGCACCTGCTCTTCACACCTCATGTGCGTCTTCATTTTCCATGGCACTGTGCTGTTTACATACATGCGTTCTCCCTCGAGCATCTTTACCGTGCGAGACAAGGTGGCTTCTATCTTCTATACGGCTGTGACTCCAATGCTAAACCCCCTGATATATAGTCTGAGGAACCAAAGTGTGAGAGGAATCATAATACAATCATTTTACCATATTCAAAGTCTTTCTGGTGGATTTTTTCAACTACATAATGGGAAGGAAGGAAAAGTGTGA